From the Micromonospora sediminicola genome, one window contains:
- the guaA gene encoding glutamine-hydrolyzing GMP synthase yields MSTPRPVLVVDFGAQYAQLIARRVREARVYSEIVPHSMPVSEMLAKNPAAIILSGGPSSVYAPDAPQIDAGMFDTDVPVFGICYGFQAMAQALGGTVARTGNREYGGTPLRPRLTEPGVLLRDLPADLPVWMSHGDCVTEAPEGFTVTAESAGAPVAAFEDLAGRRAGVQFHPEVGHTAHGQEMLTRFLYDIAGVAPTWTPENIIDEQVARIREQIGDKEVICGLSGGVDSAVAAALVHRAVGDQLTCVFVDHGLLRAGEAEQVEKDYVAATGIKLKVVDARERFLGALAGVTDPEQKRKIIGREFIRVFEAAAREIAAHGDVEFLVQGTLYPDVVESGGGTGTANIKSHHNVGGLPEDLKFSLVEPLRTLFKDEVRTIGLELGLPEAMVWRHPFPGPGLAIRIIGAVDEERLAVLRRADLIARQELTAAGLDRGVWQFPVVLLADVRSVGVQGDGRTYGHPVVLRPVSSEDAMTADWSRLPYDVVARISTRITNEVAEVNRVVLDVTSKPPGTIEWE; encoded by the coding sequence ATGAGCACGCCTCGCCCCGTCCTCGTGGTGGACTTCGGAGCCCAGTACGCCCAGCTCATCGCGCGCCGCGTCCGCGAGGCGAGGGTCTACTCGGAGATCGTCCCGCATTCCATGCCGGTGTCCGAGATGCTGGCGAAGAACCCGGCCGCGATCATCCTGTCCGGCGGCCCGTCCAGCGTCTACGCCCCGGACGCCCCGCAGATCGACGCCGGCATGTTCGACACCGACGTGCCGGTCTTCGGCATCTGCTACGGCTTCCAGGCGATGGCCCAGGCGCTCGGCGGCACGGTCGCGCGGACCGGCAACCGCGAGTACGGCGGCACCCCGCTGCGCCCGCGCCTGACCGAGCCCGGTGTGCTGCTGCGGGACCTGCCGGCCGACCTGCCGGTGTGGATGAGCCACGGCGACTGCGTGACCGAGGCCCCGGAGGGCTTCACCGTCACCGCCGAGTCGGCGGGCGCCCCGGTCGCCGCGTTCGAGGACCTGGCCGGGCGCCGGGCCGGCGTGCAGTTCCACCCGGAGGTGGGGCACACCGCGCACGGTCAGGAGATGCTGACCCGCTTCCTCTACGACATCGCCGGCGTCGCGCCGACCTGGACGCCCGAGAACATCATCGACGAGCAGGTCGCCCGGATCCGCGAGCAGATCGGCGACAAGGAGGTCATCTGCGGCCTCTCCGGTGGTGTCGACTCGGCGGTCGCCGCGGCGCTGGTCCACCGGGCCGTGGGCGACCAGCTCACCTGCGTGTTCGTCGACCACGGGCTGCTGCGGGCCGGTGAGGCCGAGCAGGTGGAGAAGGACTACGTCGCGGCGACCGGCATCAAGCTCAAGGTGGTCGACGCGCGGGAGCGGTTCCTCGGCGCGCTCGCCGGGGTGACCGATCCGGAACAGAAGCGCAAGATCATCGGCCGGGAGTTCATCCGGGTCTTCGAGGCCGCCGCCCGGGAGATCGCCGCGCACGGCGACGTCGAGTTCCTGGTGCAGGGCACCCTCTACCCGGACGTGGTGGAGTCCGGCGGCGGCACCGGCACCGCCAACATCAAGAGTCACCACAACGTCGGCGGCCTGCCCGAGGACCTGAAGTTCTCCCTGGTCGAGCCGTTGCGCACGCTGTTCAAGGACGAGGTCCGCACGATCGGCCTGGAGCTGGGGCTGCCCGAGGCGATGGTGTGGCGGCACCCGTTCCCCGGCCCGGGCCTGGCCATCCGGATCATCGGCGCGGTCGACGAGGAGCGCCTCGCCGTGCTCCGCCGGGCCGACCTGATCGCCCGGCAGGAGTTGACCGCCGCCGGCCTGGACCGGGGCGTCTGGCAGTTCCCGGTGGTGCTGCTGGCCGACGTCCGCAGCGTCGGGGTGCAGGGCGACGGGCGCACCTACGGCCATCCGGTGGTGCTGCGCCCGGTCTCCAGCGAGGACGCGATGACCGCCGACTGGTCCCGGCTGCCCTACGACGTGGTGGCCCGGATCTCCACCCGGATCACCAACGAGGTCGCCGAGGTCAACCGGGTGGTCCTGGACGTGACCAGCAAGCCGCCGGGCACCATCGAGTGGGAGTGA
- a CDS encoding LCP family protein encodes MTRRRLLGLAALVAVLLVAAGAVVTTRLVAHRSPEPAAAPVTSAPASPTPAPTSASPTPPPGADLTGPLNLMLVGVDTRVSIPGWEPHADAVLVLHVPAGLGQAYLFSLPRDLVVDIPAFPKARYPGGRTKLTHAMSYGSRVPGDKRHPSTAQGYELLRTTVSRYTGLRIDAGAVITFGGFDKLVDTLGGVDLYVDQRVASRHRRPDGTMRPLGGGGYTGPQMVYEKGTRHLTGWQALDYARQRYTAGGDYTRQRHQQQLLRALARKLVEQGTARDPQRVEQIVAALGRTLVYVGGGRKLVDFAYALGGLPSDRLTLVALPGAGVGSGGAYRGEQLRPLGREFLTALRGGRAETFLAAHPTLRVKT; translated from the coding sequence GTGACGAGACGACGCCTGCTGGGCCTGGCCGCCCTGGTGGCGGTGCTGCTGGTCGCCGCCGGGGCGGTGGTGACCACCCGGCTGGTGGCGCACCGCTCCCCCGAGCCGGCCGCCGCGCCGGTCACCTCGGCGCCGGCGTCACCCACCCCGGCCCCGACCTCCGCCAGTCCGACCCCACCGCCCGGGGCCGACCTGACCGGGCCGCTCAACCTGATGCTCGTCGGGGTCGACACCCGGGTCAGCATCCCCGGCTGGGAGCCGCACGCCGACGCCGTGCTGGTGCTGCACGTGCCCGCCGGGCTGGGCCAGGCGTACCTGTTCTCGCTCCCCCGCGACCTGGTGGTCGACATCCCCGCCTTCCCCAAGGCCCGCTACCCGGGCGGCCGGACGAAGCTCACCCACGCGATGAGCTACGGCAGCCGGGTGCCGGGCGACAAGCGGCACCCCAGCACCGCGCAGGGGTACGAGCTGCTGCGCACCACCGTCTCCCGCTACACCGGGCTGCGCATCGACGCCGGCGCGGTGATCACCTTCGGCGGCTTCGACAAGCTGGTGGACACGCTCGGCGGGGTCGACCTCTACGTCGACCAGCGGGTCGCCTCCCGGCACCGCCGGCCGGACGGGACGATGCGGCCGCTGGGCGGCGGCGGCTACACCGGCCCGCAGATGGTCTACGAGAAGGGCACCCGGCACCTGACCGGCTGGCAGGCGCTCGACTACGCGCGGCAGCGCTACACCGCCGGCGGCGACTACACCCGGCAGCGGCACCAGCAGCAACTGCTCCGGGCGCTCGCCCGCAAGCTCGTCGAGCAGGGCACCGCCCGCGACCCGCAACGCGTCGAGCAGATCGTCGCCGCGCTCGGTCGGACCCTGGTGTACGTCGGGGGCGGGCGGAAGCTGGTCGACTTCGCGTACGCCCTCGGTGGCCTGCCATCCGACCGCCTCACCCTGGTGGCGCTGCCCGGCGCCGGCGTGGGCAGCGGCGGCGCGTACCGGGGTGAGCAGCTCCGGCCGCTGGGCCGGGAGTTCCTCACCGCGCTGCGCGGCGGGCGGGCCGAGACGTTCCTGGCCGCGCACCCGACGCTGCGCGTGAAGACCTGA
- a CDS encoding FAD-dependent oxidoreductase yields the protein MRYDVVVIGSGFGGSVTALRLAEKGYSVGVLEAGRRFADEEFPRTSWQARRFLWAPKLGCFGLQRITLLRSADRRSGGGVLVLSGAGVGGGSLVYANTLYEPLDAFYADPQWRDITDWRDELARHYDQAKRMLGVTTYPIVTGADRAMRAVAERMGVAHTFHPTPVGVHIGRPGQRVPDPYFGGVGPDRTGCSHCGSCMTGCRHGAKNTLVKNYLWLAERLGAQVHPLTTVTAVRPDPAGGYTVHTERTGAWLRKRRAVIHADQVVFAAGALGTQRLLHEMRATGALPALSPRLGELTRTNSEAILGASVASGAARRRGLDFSEGVAITSSFHPDPQTHIEPVRYGKGSNAMGLLQSLLVDGGPRRVRRWLGSIVRQPGLAARMLSVRGWSERTVIALVMQSVDNSLTTRYRRGRLVSGPGHGAPNPTWIPAGNEAVRMLAEEIDGTPGGAVTEPFNVPMTAHILGGAVIGATPDDGVVDPWHRVYGHSGLHVVDGAAVSANLGVNPSLTITAQAERAMSFWPNRGEADPRPALGSAYARVDPVPPRNPAVPAHAPAALR from the coding sequence ATGCGCTACGACGTGGTCGTCATCGGATCGGGCTTCGGCGGCAGCGTCACCGCGCTCCGGCTGGCCGAGAAGGGTTACTCGGTCGGCGTGCTGGAGGCCGGCCGACGCTTCGCCGACGAGGAGTTCCCCCGCACCTCCTGGCAGGCGCGGCGGTTCCTCTGGGCGCCGAAGCTGGGTTGTTTCGGGCTCCAGCGGATCACCCTGCTCCGCTCCGCCGACCGCAGGAGCGGCGGCGGCGTGCTGGTGCTCTCCGGCGCCGGGGTGGGCGGCGGCTCGCTCGTCTACGCGAACACGCTCTACGAGCCGCTCGACGCGTTCTACGCCGACCCGCAGTGGCGCGACATCACCGACTGGCGCGACGAGCTGGCCCGCCACTACGACCAGGCGAAGCGGATGCTCGGCGTCACCACGTACCCGATCGTCACCGGCGCGGACCGGGCGATGCGGGCGGTGGCCGAGCGGATGGGGGTGGCGCACACGTTCCACCCGACCCCGGTCGGCGTGCACATCGGCCGCCCCGGCCAGCGCGTGCCCGACCCGTACTTCGGCGGCGTCGGCCCCGACCGCACCGGGTGCAGCCACTGCGGGTCGTGCATGACCGGTTGTCGGCACGGCGCCAAGAACACGCTGGTCAAGAACTACCTCTGGCTGGCCGAGCGGCTCGGCGCGCAGGTGCACCCGCTGACCACGGTGACCGCCGTCCGGCCGGACCCGGCGGGCGGCTACACGGTGCACACCGAGCGCACCGGGGCCTGGCTGCGCAAGCGACGCGCGGTGATCCACGCCGACCAGGTGGTCTTCGCGGCCGGCGCGCTGGGCACCCAGCGGCTGCTGCACGAGATGCGGGCCACCGGCGCGCTGCCGGCGCTCTCGCCCCGGCTGGGCGAGCTGACCCGGACCAACTCCGAGGCCATCCTCGGCGCCTCGGTGGCGTCCGGCGCGGCCCGGCGACGCGGCCTGGACTTCTCCGAGGGGGTGGCGATCACCAGCTCGTTCCACCCCGACCCGCAGACCCACATCGAGCCGGTCCGCTACGGCAAGGGCTCCAACGCCATGGGCCTGCTCCAGTCGCTGCTGGTCGACGGCGGCCCGCGCCGGGTCCGGCGCTGGCTGGGCAGCATCGTCCGGCAGCCGGGGCTGGCGGCACGGATGCTGTCCGTGCGCGGCTGGTCCGAGCGCACCGTCATCGCGCTGGTCATGCAGTCGGTCGACAACTCGCTGACCACCCGCTACCGGCGGGGCCGGCTGGTCTCCGGCCCCGGTCACGGCGCGCCCAACCCGACCTGGATCCCGGCCGGGAACGAGGCGGTCCGGATGCTCGCCGAGGAGATCGACGGCACCCCGGGCGGCGCGGTCACCGAGCCGTTCAACGTCCCGATGACCGCGCACATCCTCGGCGGCGCGGTGATCGGCGCCACCCCGGACGACGGCGTGGTGGACCCGTGGCACCGGGTGTACGGCCACTCGGGGCTGCACGTGGTGGACGGCGCGGCGGTCTCGGCGAACCTGGGCGTCAACCCGTCGCTGACGATCACCGCCCAGGCCGAGCGGGCCATGTCGTTCTGGCCCAACAGGGGCGAGGCGGATCCGCGGCCGGCGCTCGGCTCGGCGTACGCCCGGGTCGACCCGGTGCCACCGCGCAACCCGGCGGTCCCGGCCCACGCCCCCGCCGCGCTGCGGTGA
- a CDS encoding PspC domain-containing protein: MTSTNPSQAPYKQLRRPVSDRMIAGVASGLGRYFALDPTLVRVVFATATVLTGGLAALAYPVMWFLMPEEPAGAPAWPHPPGTAPGWPPVPPAGPGPQAGPPPAA; encoded by the coding sequence ATGACCTCCACGAACCCCTCCCAGGCCCCGTACAAGCAGCTCCGCCGGCCGGTCAGCGACCGCATGATCGCCGGTGTGGCCAGCGGCCTCGGCCGCTACTTCGCGCTCGACCCCACCCTGGTTCGGGTGGTCTTCGCGACCGCCACCGTGCTCACCGGCGGGCTGGCCGCGCTCGCGTACCCGGTGATGTGGTTCCTGATGCCCGAGGAGCCGGCCGGCGCGCCCGCCTGGCCGCACCCGCCGGGCACCGCGCCCGGCTGGCCGCCGGTCCCGCCGGCCGGGCCGGGGCCGCAGGCCGGGCCGCCGCCCGCCGCCTGA